The Cloeon dipterum chromosome 3, ieCloDipt1.1, whole genome shotgun sequence genome includes a region encoding these proteins:
- the LOC135938857 gene encoding methyl farnesoate epoxidase-like, with translation MIFQLFVPVLLLLLFTLAGLSCIKPKMFPPGPAWFPFVGCFLQFQQLYRKIGYCHLIWAKWAEKYGPIIGLKLGKDKIVVVSGYKAIKHAYSKEDFDGRPDGFFFRMRTFHQRLGVVFVDGELWSEQRKFTTRHLRTLGMGTNSMENIINEEVEALIRSLNDKIGQNKESMELELHNLCDISILNTLWAVVAGKRFELEDPRLIKMFKLQHASFRAIDMSGGLLNQMPFLRHVMPERTGYKNLMENTLANYQFLRETLEEHKETHVPGEHNDLIDAFIDEIDGKKDSNFTDEQLLALCQDLFMAGSETTSTTLGFLFEKFLIYQKMQSRVQNDIDAVVGRGRLPNLSDRTQLPYLEAIIMETQRLISIAPITVPHRATKDVEIYGHVVPKDTTVLYSIWSIHMEKEHWKDPENFRPERFLNKSGDAVIKDEWFMPFGLGKRRCLGEAQAKNSLFLFMAGLLQNFSFVPIAGGIKDEKPFDGVTLSPKPFKGLIKRRL, from the exons TGCATCAAACCTAAAATGTTCCCACCAG ggcCAGCTTGGTTTCCATTTGTGGGATGCTTTTTGCAATTCCAACAGCTTTACCGAAAAATCGGATACTGCCACTTGATCTGGGCGAAATGGGCCGAAAAATACGGACCTATTATCGGACTGAAACTGGGCAAAGACAAAATCGTAGTGGTGAGCGGCTACAAGGCGATCAAGCACGCTTACTCCAAGGAAGATTTCGACGGCAGACCTGACGGATTTTTCTTCAGGATGAGGACCTTTCATCAAAGATTGG GAGTTGTATTTGTGGACGGTGAGCTGTGGAGCGAGCAGAGAAAATTCACAACGCGCCACTTGCGCACATTGGGAATGGGCACCAATTCGatggaaaatattatcaacGAGGAGGTCGAGGCGCTTATTCGCAGTTTAAACGACAAAATTGGACAAAACAAGGAG agCATGGAATTGGAGCTGCACAACTTGTGCGACATCAGCATTTTGAACACCCTGTGGGCCGTGGTGGCTGGCAAGCGATTCGAGCTGGAAGACCCGCGGCTGATCAAAATGTTCAAGCTGCAGCACGCTTCTTTCCGCGCAATAGATATGTCTGGCGGGCTGCTCAACCAAATGCCATTCCTGCGCCACGTGATGCCTGAAAGAACCGGATACAAAAACCTCATGGAGAACACCTTGGCTAACTACCAATTTTTAAGG GAAACTCTAGAGGAGCACAAAGAAACACACGTGCCCGGCGAACACAATGATCTGATCGACGCATTTATTGACGAAATTGATGGCAAAAAGGATTCGAATTTCACTG ACGAGCAGTTGCTCGCTTTGTGCCAGGACCTTTTCATGGCGGGATCGGAGACGACAAGCACCACACTAgggtttttgtttgaaaaattcttgatcTATCAAAAAATGCAGTCCAGAGTGCAGAACGACATTGACGCAGTAGTTGGACGAGGCCGACTTCCCAACCTCTCTGATAGGACTCA ATTGCCGTACTTAGAGGCGATTATCATGGAGACGCAGAGGCTCATAAGCATCGCTCCGATAACAGTTCCACACCGAGCTACTAAGGATGTAGAAATATATGGGCACGTTGTACCAAAGGACACAACTGTCCTTTACAGCATCTGGAGCATTCACATGGAAAAAGAGCACTGGAAGGATCCTGAGAACTTTCGTCCTGAGAGGTTTTTGAACAAGTCTGGAGACGCCGTCATCAAGGATGAATGGTTCATGCCCTTTGGATtag GCAAAAGGAGGTGTCTTGGTGAGGCTCAGGCGAAGAACAGCCTTTTCCTCTTCATGGCTGGCTTGCTCCAGAACTTTTCCTTTGTGCCGATTGCAGGAGGTATAAAAGATGAAAAACCATTTGATGGAGTTACTCTATCTCCAAAACCCTTCAAGGGGCTCATCAAACGTCgactttaa